In the genome of Oscarella lobularis chromosome 1, ooOscLobu1.1, whole genome shotgun sequence, one region contains:
- the LOC136199636 gene encoding usherin-like isoform X2: protein MTNRSQLVPGEMLSLTLTGLNAFTRYSVSISAFTVAIGPESSPISVTTDEDVPSQPPTNLTVTPIDPCFNVELNCGLSKLHVEWDPPPAEDRNGIIILYEIYYVGAEFDTDLHTANVSGDVLSLNLTELEEYVIYDVRIRAFTHVGPSSFSLVQSVRTYAAPPESPLVSIQNLTLNSSIDDGLASLKLTWVLSPRDVNGLLVGFEVNYYCSSSQDWTTHTLIRCTCNYAVGMEFVENRRGFVFNDLTSYSWYDVIVLVVTTTEPGGSLMKSDYYDNYHIVLTAEDRPSSAPQNLFVAASYGREGLFITWDELPCTQVNGLLQKYVIYYQRENMSSSVSISISPSSNKYTLLNLESFTEYSVWMQAFTGAGGGPFTEVVRKRTDGIRFPPINVTAVVVSPFSVYVTWDLPLKRPRDDFLDGYNVVYSSIDGIFSNGSIFLANGSTLETTIENLKPFRRYAFSVAIKVTRLENVEWSSFSKTVIVRTKPSRPSTPARIVRVLLVGLTFAVIEWDEPDPDGINGILTDYKVELKDEANNRTFINHVGDNGTRLNFTNLLPHREYDVRVFVINTEGEGPPSNETVKFRTDDAPPDFSPQNITATVLSSTAVLVTWSISGDSGILGILNGYNIYYRADGESLRRQYDVDDIDAHNATLTGLRPYTYYTITMDAATEEGLSPEGPDPPLRVRTEEDVPKAPRLLSVSRYRNYASPAYLIVRWETLSVADRNGVITAYEINYVGDEFDTDPHSVHASGIVTSLTLSGLEEYVVYDVKIRAYTSVGPGPFSAILSARTYGARPASPVILSIQNVSSSSSIDGLAGLKVTWSNPPPRDFNGLFVGINIEFHCSSHGYFRSNLFSSYEEAHIQMMCDCDYHYEMDFLKNGTEFVITNLTSYSWYDVIVHAVSQDGRGGRRYYSDWNPTIVLTAEDRPTGAPVNLSVVGIIGRPELLLTWTEMLCTRINGVLEKYVIYYRRETGPAAPSDVQNVTASPRSTMYTLSNLESFGEYSVWMQAFTGAGGGPLTPIVRARTTEVCECYLPGSVSENCNLTTGQCSCRYGAERQHCDTCILSQKPFADISECLVFQNITATVLSSIAILVEWSPLNNFNVSGYNIYYRADGESLRRRYDVDDIDAHNATLTGLRPYTYYTITMDAATSEGLSPEGPDPPLRVRTEDGVPIAAPRLLSVSRYRDYASPAYLIVRWATLSVADLNGVKITAYEINYVGDEFDTDQHSVNVSGSVTSLTLSGLEEYVVYDVKVRAYTSISPGPFSAILSARTYPARPASPVILSIQNVSSSSSIDDLAGLKVTWSNPPPRDVNGLFMGIDVQYQCSSNGYYNSFSHEEAHIQMTCGCDYHHKGYFLKNRTEFVITNLTSYSWYDIFVFAVSQDGPGGRKYYSDWNPNIVLTAQDRPTGVPRNLSVVGTVGRKKLLVSWIELLCTLINGLLEKYVIYYQRESGPAVPSDVQNVTASPSSTNYTLSNLESFVEYSVWMQAFTGAGGGPLTPVVKARTTRVCECYLPGSVSENCNLTTGQCLCRDGADGQKCDTCILSQKPFANITECLETIDNTPFNCLDPPRRWPNQCNDVALPSRPPARLHVSATVLSGDSALRDHVSVYWNGWTCFFTCPLTYSWKVYILVRRDSFLVMPRFSQSHRIDHQPVRYPIFIHPLSGMNLLELTVAHGSHTSIVRSLILVDTVEGSSVALSTRHKLQFASAKYKNWQTDQRRQDLSVSWENHFYNTYIKKSPSLLFPIERPQFGYDVVTPPLSFSGIQTFNNSGIMSFGLSLYQKNATYKRLIASQNFTALEQNWVYRHPKPFESGETYEVEMTAKDIFGHHAFSSALVYTDFTPPSITDVILWKREQSPIRDLDLCSEGRTGSVFTLELRAMDKESGIETIEWTISKTKSSTTSEGRGTITSQIQSQCLDRDESCYCATDGVCVLKTFTSGLQGLETLLNSNTFYLTIRANSRSGLTSTPWEKKNPLPKKAGISPTLESLTPASRTMRVKWSLGGSPTRFLVIACRKDLITEECVTCLEVSVDGSQHEVEVENLKPVTNYRVQIEAFDGDNSGLSAADEAKTQEDSPDGSPIDIAVTTLPNKEALFLWKPPNLFEQNGKITNYKVAVEIEDSLGQWVLAQAEIATVAPQTNASVKNLFSGRKYRIRVSAATAIGFGPPSDPYDFTTPEDVPDEPPANVSLAHATKSSVRISWEAIPSGSRNGILRDYVVTYVAQKGGEAEKTVTVRGTETSATLSGLLPYTFYIVKVSGRTNKGLGPVSDDLIVRTSEDVPGPPSLGRADPVSSTAISLSWTAPSEPRGDILDYRIFVFTSSNRRRRDLASLVSVANLTAQKDESNIIITNLTEGTNYSIYMRARTSQGLGEQTALAHVVTLKQIPGAPRGLTARSGTPESISVSWLAPSAGKISPYVIVYSADDQEGKKLNATTRDESYVLDRLSPYTYYRIEVKAEGGNASSVTFAYTLEGTPGPLGSFRIPNVGASSVLLEWEPPRSPNGRIAYSYRITETATGWTKDVDLRPDELGVPDCRFFRWRVADLTGYTEYQLSMRAFNILYDHRGPTSDLLVIRTNQGKPGPPDAVQVDATRRASLLVSWSPPKKPNGIITEYEITTQWANATGTPKIFTIIHQNNPTARFQEVEGLEHPAQYSVIIRAKTISGEGAGSKPILMFTKFVDPDDRTPRNVTHWDLTSTSVTLNWERPLHPNLLNYTLTVRIDGSIPFIRRVINANETSEGVEGLMPYTLFSATLVAGYVDGSLGDVSDPQYFQTPPSAPSSAPRNFTVSQTNESSTLLLSWISPLESDLNGVLCGFVARYWPLNSPDSKLSKTDFDAGDHEALLTELTPYTVYHVEIAAETCSVDAEGPFASGKNRTGEGVPDKPNIAVVGKNSTWVKLSWTVEPNGILFRVEANISSDQGHVYKTTNVTGEAEFFGLEPYHRYTVRIRAHSGRGAGAFGTRNVSTCAAAPLSSAVIHTCEALQGNQDKVKAIRLNYTDVSMPDWRGERQGYRVNLFKGNETGIGQVFSDTKYVGQSVGGSDTLEVDESTIDFDQWYTVTMEAESRADCGQTTVGPSSDPCQFLIPSTSEPRGSDDMSMVIAVAVSVAVLVLIVLVIVMICVRKRRRQANLEVIQLKDPYLDMSGGNVSSTIPTSGPVAEHAFENPSFTGGVSSEPTIYL from the exons ATGACTAATCGTTCACAGCTGGTTCCCGGTGAAATGCTCTCACTTACTCTTACCGGATTAAATGCGTTTACTCGTTACAGCGTCAGCATCAGTGCTTTTACCGTGGCTATTGGTCCAGAAAGTTCGCCAATAAGCGTGACCACTGACGAAGACG TGCCTAGTCAACCGCCAACTAATTTAACAGTCACCCCTATTGATCCTTGTTTTAACGTGGAACTAAACTGCGGTCTGAGCAAACTTCATGTTGAGTGGGATCCTCCTCCTGCGGAAGATCGTAACGGAATTATCATTCTTTATGAAATTTACTACGTTGGAGCAGAGTTTGATACGGATCTTCATACAGCTAACGTGAGCGGAGACGTTCTGTCATTAAACCTGACTGAACTGGAAGAGTACgtaatttatgacgtcagaatccGGGCTTTCACCCACGTCGGTCCcagctctttctctttggtTCAGTCTGTTAGAACGTATGCAG CACCGCCTGAATCTCCATTGGTATCCATTCAAAACCTTACTTTAAATTCCAGCATAGATGATGGTCTGGCTAGTCTCAAATTGACTTGGGTTCTTTCTCCAAGGGACGTCAATGGCCTGCTTGTTGGATTTGAAGTCAACTACtattgttcttcttctcaggaTTGGACTACTCACACTCTAATTAGGTGCACTTGTAACTATGCCGTCGGTATGGAATTCGTGGAAAATAGAAGAGGGTTTGTGTTCAATGACTTGACAAG CTACTCGTGGTATGACGTTATAGTGCTTGTAGTAACAACAACTGAGCCAGGCGGATCACTGATGAAGAGTGACTATTATGACAATTATCATATTGTTTTAACCGCCGAAGACC GGCCCAGTAGCGCTCCTCAAAACCTATTTGTTGCTGCATCATATGGAAGAGAGGGGCTGTTCATTACGTGGGATGAATTGCCGTGTACCCAGGTTAATGGCCTTTTGCAGAAGTACGTGATTTATTATCAACGGGAAAACATGTCTTCGAGCGTCTCAATCTCGATTTCTCCTTCGTCAAAT AAGTACACTCTCTTGAACTTGGAGTCCTTCACCGAGTACTCAGTGTGGATGCAAGCATTTACAGGCGCCGGTGGTGGGCCTTTTACGGAAGTCGTTCGAAAGCGAACAGACGGGA TTCGTTTTCCTCCAATCAACGTAACTGCTGTTGTCGTAAGCCCGTTTTCCGTCTATGTGACCTGGGATCTTCCTTTGAAACGACCACGTGACGACTTTCTCGACGGATATAATGTTGTCTATAGTTCAATAGACGGCATATTTTCAAATGGAAGCATCTTTCTTGCCAACGGAAGCACGCTTGAGACAACAATAGAAAATCTAAAGCCATTCAGACGTTACGCGTTCTCTGTAGCAATCAAAGTAACGAGAttagaaaacgtcgaatGGAGTAGTTTCTCCAAGACAGTGATCGTCAGAACGAAACCGTCAC GTCCTTCAACGCCTGCTCGAATCGTCAGAGTGCTTCTCGTTGGTCTGACGTTCGCCGTGATCGAATGGGACGAGCCGGATCCCGACGGGATCAATGGGATTCTGACCGACTATAAAGTCGAACTTAAAGACGAGGCGAATAATAGGACTTTTATCAATCACGTCGGCGACAATGGAACGCGGTTGAATTTCACGAATCTGCTCCCGCATCGCGAATACGACGTACGAGTGTTTGTAATCAATACggagggagaagggcctCCAAGCAACGAAACGGTGAAATTCCGAACGGATGATGCTC CACCCGACTTTTCGCCTCAAAATATTACGGCCACCGTCTTATCTTCTACTGCCGTTCTGGTGACGTGGTCCATTTCTGGCGACTCCGGCATTTTGGGTATTTTGAACGGTTACAACATATATTATCGTGCAGATGGAGAGTCGCTGCGAAGACAatacgacgttgacgacatCGATGCGCACAACGCAACGCTGACAGGTCTTCGTCCTTATACCTACTACACGATCACAATGGATGCGGCTACCGAAGAAGGTTTGAGTCCGGAAGGACCGGATCCTCCTCTGAGAGTTCGGACGGAAGAGGACG TTCCTAAAGCACCGCGTCTGTTGTCAGTTTCTCGGTACCGTAACTACGCGAGTCCAGCTTATCTTATCGTTCGTTGGGAAACTCTCTCTGTCGCGGATCGGAATGGAGTGATCACTGCTTATGAGATTAACTACGTAGGAGATGAATTCGATACCGATCCTCATTCTGTCCATGCCAGCGGAATCGTTACTTCTTTGACTCTATCTGGcctggaggagtacgtagtttatgacgtcaaaattcgaGCCTATACTAGCGTTGGTCCGGGTCCTTTCTCTGCAATTCTTTCTGCAAGAACTTACGGAG CTCGTCCTGCAAGTCCGGTAATTCTTTCTATCCAGAACGTCAGTTCGAGTTCAAGCATTGACGGTCTGGCTGGTCTCAAAGTGACCTGGTCTAATCCTCCTCCAAGGGATTTCAATGGATTGTTTGTGGgaataaatattgaatttcATTGTTCTTCCCACGGCTACTTCAGAAGTAACCTTTTCAGCAGTTACGAAGAAGCACATATTCAAATGATGTGTGACTGCGATTATCATTACGAAAtggattttttgaaaaacggAACTGAGTTTGTGATAACCAACTTGACAAG TTACTCATGGTACGACGTTATTGTTCACGCGGTATCTCAAGAtggacgaggaggaagacgatacTACAGTGATTGGAATCCAACGATTGTCTTGACAGCAGAAGACA GACCAACTGGCGCCCCAGTAAATTTGTCCGTTGTTGGAATCATTGGAAGACCGGAGCTTCTACTAACTTGGACCGAAATGCTGTGTACTCGGATCAACGGAGTGTTGGAAAAGTACGTTATTTACTATCGAAGAGAGACCGGTCCAGCAGCGCCAAGTGATGTCCAAAATGTGACTGCATCTCCACGTTCTACG ATGTACACTTTGTCAAACTTGGAGTCTTTTGGCGAGTATTCAGTGTGGATGCAAGCATTCACAGGTGCGGGAGGAGGTCCTCTTACTCCCATTGTCAGAGCGCGGACAACTGAAG TTTGCGAATGTTATTTACCGGGTTCGGTGAGCGAAAATTGTAACCTGACGACGGGCCAATGTTCGTGCCGCTACGGCGCTGAAAGGCAACATTGTGACACGTGCATTCTATCGCAAAAACCATTCGCAGATATAAGCGAATGTCTTG TTTTTCAAAATATTACGGCGACCGTCTTATCTTCTATTGCCATTCTGGTAGAATGGTCTCCTTTGAATAATTTCAACGTTTCTGGCTACAACATATATTATCGTGCGGATGGGGAGTCGCTGCGAAGAcgatacgacgtcgacgacatcgatgCGCACAACGCAACGCTTACAGGTCTTCGTCCTTATACCTACTACACGATCACAATGGATGCGGCTACCAGTGAAGGTTTGAGTCCGGAAGGACCGGATCCTCCTCTGAGAGTTCGGACGGAAGATGGCG TTCCTATAGCAGCACCGCGTCTGTTGTCAGTTTCTCGGTACCGTGACTACGCGAGTCCGGCTTATCTTATCGTTCGTTGGGCAACTCTCTCTGTCGCCGATTTGAATGGAGTTAAGATCACTGCTTATGAGATTAACTACGTAGGAGATGAATTCGATACCGATCAGCATTCTGTCAATGTCAGCGGAAGCGTTACTTCTTTGACTCTATCTGGCTTGGAAGAGTACGtagtttatgacgtcaaagttcGAGCCTATACTAGCATTAGTCCGGGTCCTTTCTCTGCAATTCTTTCTGCAAGAACTTACCCGG CTCGTCCTGCAAGTCCGGTAATTCTTTCTATCCAGAACGTCAGTTCGAGTTCAAGCATTGATGATCTGGCTGGTCTCAAAGTGACTTGGTCTAACCCGCCTCCAAGGGATGTCAACGGATTGTTTATGGGAATAGACGTTCAATACCAATGTTCTTCCAACGGCTACTATAACAGTTTTAGCCACGAAGAAGCACATATTCAAATGACGTGTGGCTGCGATTATCATCACAAAGGgtattttttgaaaaacagAACTGAGTTTGTGATAACCAACTTGACAAG TTACTCGTGGTACGACATTTTTGTTTTCGCTGTATCTCAAGACGGACCAGGAGGAAGAAAGTACTACAGCGATTGGAATCCAAATATCGTTTTGACAGCACAAGACA GACCAACTGGCGTTCCTCGGAATTTGTCCGTTGTTGGAACCGTTGGAAGAAAGAAGCTTCTAGTATCTTGGATTGAACTGCTGTGTACTCTGATCAACGGACTGTTGGAGAAGTACGTCATTTACTATCAAAGAGAGAGCGGGCCCGCAGTGCCAAGTGATGTCCAAAATGTGACTGCATCTCCAAGTTCTACG AATTACACTTTGTCAAACTTGGAGTCTTTTGTTGAGTATTCAGTGTGGATGCAGGCATTCACGGGTGCGGGAGGAGGTCCACTTACTCCCGTTGTCAAAGCGCGGACAACTAGAG TTTGCGAATGTTATTTACCGGGTTCGGTGAGCGAAAATTGTAACCTGACAACGGGCCAATGTTTGTgccgcgacggcgccgatgGACAGAAGTGCGACACGTGCATTCTATCACAAAAGCCATTCGCAAATATCACCGAATGTCTCG aaacaATTGACAACACTCCTTTTAACTGCCTCGATCCTCCTCGAAGATGGCCAAATCAGTGCAACGACGTGGCTCTACCATCGCGACCGCCAGCTCGCCTTCACGTCAGCGCAACGGTACTGTCCGGCGACAGCGCTCTTCGAGATCACGTCAGCGTGTATTGGAACGGTTGGACGTGCTTCTTCACGTGTCCACTAACGTATTCGTGGAAAGTCTATATTCTCGTGCGTCGAGACAGCTTCCTCGTGATGCCTCGATTTAGTCAGTCTCACCGAATCGATCATCAACCCGTTCGTTATCCCATTTTCATTCATCCGTTATCGGGAATGAATCTGCTTGAATTGACGGTCGCTCACGGTTCCCATACCTCAATCGTTCGAAGTCTTATCTTGGTAGACACAGTGGAAGGTTCCTCGGTTGCTTTATCGACTCGTCACAAGCTTCAGTTCGCATCGGCCAAATACAAAAACTGGCAAACGGATCAACGTCGACAAGATCTCAGTGTTAGCTGGGAAAACCATTTCTACAACACGTACATCAAGAAAAGTCCGTCACTGTTATTTCCTATTGAACGACCTCAGTTTggatacgacgtcgtcacgccgCCACTGTCGTTTTCCGGCATCCAAACGTTCAATAACTCGGGAATCATGTCTTTCGGACTGTCGCTTTATCAGAAGAACGCTACCTACAAGCGGCTGATCGCATCTCAGAATTTCACGGCTCTGGAACAGAATTGGGTCTATCGTCATCCGAAGCCCTTTGAATCGGGCGAAACTTACGAAGTCGAGATGACGGCCAAAGATATTTTTGGGCACCATGCGTTTAGTTCGGCTTTGGTTTACACAGACTTCACTCCGCCGTCGATCACCGACGTCATCTTGTGGAAACGCGAGCAGAGTCCTATCAGAGATTTAGATCTTTGCTCGGAAGGTCGAACTGGATCGGTGTTCACTCTCGAACTGAGGGCAATGGACAAAGAGAGCGGAATTGAAACGATCGAGTGGACCAtctcaaagacaaagagttcgacgacgagcgaaggACGCGGTACAATTACGTCGCAAATTCAG TCTCAATGTCTTGATCGTGACGAGTCTTGCTATTGCGCTACCGACGGTGTGTGCGTTTTGAAAACGTTCACGTCTGGGCTTCAAGGATTGGAGACGCTTTTGAATAGCAACACTTTCTACCTAACGATTCGGGCGAATAGCCGATCTGGATTGACATCCACACCgtgggagaaaaaaaatcctcTACCAAAGAAAGCGGGAATATCTCCCACACTCGAAAGCTTGACACCAGCCAGCAGAACGATGAGAGTAAAGTGGTCTCTAGGCGGCTCTCCGACGAGATTTCTTGTGATTGCCTGCCGAAAAGATTTAATAACAGAAGAATGTGTCACTTGTTTGGAAGTGAGCGTTGACGGATCGCAACATGAAGTAGAGGTCGAAAATTTAAAGCCCGTGACTAATTATCGAGTCCAAATTGAAGCGTTTGACGGAGATAACTCTGGCTTGAGTGCAGCTGACGAGGCAAAGACGCAAGAAGACA gTCCGGACGGGAGTCCTATTGATATTGCGGTCACGACTCTGCCTAATAAAGAAGCTCTTTTCTTATGGAAGCCACCTAATCTGTTTGAACAGAACGGCAAAATCACGAACTACAAAGTAGCGGTCGAGATCGAAGACAGTTTAGGTCAGTGGGTTTTGGCACAAGCCGAAATCGCCACCGTCGCACCGCAGACGAACGCATCAGTGAAAAATCTGTTCTCTGGACGAAAGTATCGAATACGAGTTAGCGCTGCAACGGCGATTGGCTTCGGGCCACCGTCAGACCCCTACGATTTCACCACTCCGGAAGACG TTCCCGATGAGCCACCAGCAAACGTTTCTCTGGCTCACGCCACAAAAAGCAGCGTACGGATTTCTTGGGAAGCGATACCTAGTGGTAGTCGCAACGGTATTCTTCGCGACTACGTCGTCACGTACGTCGCTCAGAAGGGCGGCGAAGCTGAGAAAACAGTAACGGTGCGCGGAACGGAGACGTCGGCTACGCTTAGCGGTCTTTTACCGTACACGTTTTATATCGTCAAAGTGAGCGGTAGAACAAACAAGGGCCTCGGACCGGTCAGCGACGATCTCATAGTGCGAACCAGCGAAGACG TTCCTGGTCCTCCTTCATTGGGACGGGCTGATCCTGTGAGCTCAACGGCGATCTCTCTGAGCTGGACGGCACCGTCGGAACCTCGCGGGGATATTTTGGACTATCGCATTTTTGTCTTTACatcgtcaaatcgtcgtcgacgtgattTGGCGTCGTTGGTCTCGGTTGCCAACTTGACGGCTCAAAAAGACGAAAGTAACATCATCATAACAAACCTTACGGAAGGAACGAACTATTCGATCTACATGCGAGCACGAACGTCGCAGGGACTAGGCGAGCAGACCGCTCTCGCTCACGTCGTGACTCTGAAGCAAA ttcctGGAGCTCCACGAGGACTGACAGCAAGGTCAGGTACACCGGAAAGCATCTCAGTGTCGTGGCTAGCTCCGTCCGCTGGCAAAATCTCGCCCTACGTAATAGTCTACAGCGCAGATGATCAGGAAGGAAAGAAGCtaaacgcgacgacgagagatgAGTCTTACGTACTCGATCGTTTGTCTCCGTACACTTACTATCGGATTGAAGTGAAGGCCGAAGGTGGTAATGCAAGTTCCGTCACATTTGCCTATACACTCGAAGGAA CTCCTGGTCCGCTTGGATCGTTTCGAATTCCCAACGTCGGCGCATCGTCCGTCCTTCTCGAATGGGAACCGCCTAGATCACCCAACGGTCGGATCGCTTATTCGTATCGTATTACTGAAACGGCAACGGGATGGACAAAAGACGTGGATCTGCGTCCGGACGAACTCGGCGTGCCGGATTGTCGATTCTTTCGATGGAgagtcgccgatttgacgGGATACACGGAATATCAGTTGTCCATGCGAGCCTTCAACATTCTCTACGATCACCGAGGTCCTACGTCAGACTTACTTGTCATCCGCACCAATCAAGGAA AGCCGGGTCCACCTGATGCCGTTCAGGTCGatgcgacgagacgagcgagTCTACTCGTCTCGTGGTCTCCGCCGAAGAAACCCAACGGCATTATCACCGAGTACGAGATCACCACGCAGTGGGCCAACGCAACAggaacgccaaaaatattcaCAATCATTCACCAGAACAATCCAACGGCACGATTTCAAGAAGTAGAAGGACTCGAACATCCGGCACAGTATTCCGTCATTATTCGAGCAAAGACGATATCAGGAGAGGGAGCCGGCAGCAAGCCGATCCTAATGTTCACGAAATTTGTAGATCCTGATGATAGGACACCGCGCAACGTCACTCATTGGGAtctcacgtcgacgtcggtgaCTTTGAATTGGGAACGACCGTTACACCCGAATCTGCTGAACTATACACTCACTGTTCGAATAGACGGATCTATTCCGTTCATTAGACGAGTTATCAATGCCAATGAGACGAGTGAAGGTGTTGAAGGATTGATGCCGTATACGCTTTTCTCGGCCACGCTGGTTGCCGGTTACGTGGACGGATCGCTCGGAGACGTCTCCGATCCTCAATATTTTCAGACGCCTCCATCTG CTCCGTCGTCCGCGCCGCGAAATTTCACTGTTAGCCAAACAAACGAAAGTTCGACGCTTCTTCTGAGTTGGATTTCGCCTTTGGAATCTGACTTGAACGGCGTCTTGTGCGGCTTCGTCGCGCGGTACTGGCCGCTCAACAGTCCCGATAGCAAACTGTCTAAAACAGACTTTGACGCTGGAGATCACGAAGCGCTGCTTACTGAACTAACGCCGTACACCGTATATCACGTAGAAATCGCGGCAGAAACGTGTAGCGTCGATGCGGAAGGCCCTTTCGCTTCTGGAAAAAACAGAACTGGAGAAGGAG TACCTGATAAACCAAACATTGCCGTGGTCGGCAAGAATTCGACGTGGGTGAAACTCTCGTGGACAGTCGAGCCTAATGGAATTCTATTTCGAGTGGAAGCAAACATATCGTCTGATCAAGGTCACGTATacaaaacgacgaacgtgACTGGTGAAGCGGAATTCTTCGGTCTCGAGCCTTATCATCGCTATACCGTGCGTATTCGAGCGCACTCTGGTCGAGGAGCGGGTGCATTTGGAACTCGAAACGTTTCAACTTGCGCAGCAG CTCCCCTGTCTTCGGCTGTGATTCACACTTGCGAAGCTCTTCAGGGAAATCAAGACAAAGTGAAGGCGATTCGATTAAATTACACGGACGTTTCTATGCCGGACTGGCGTGGTGAACGACAAGGATACCGTGTCAATTTgttcaaaggaaacgaaacgggCATTGGGCAAGTCTTTAGTGATACCAAGTACGTCGGACAATCGGTCGGTGGATCAGATACCTTGGAGGTCGATGAGTCTACGATTGACTTCGACCAGTGGTACACGGTAACTATGGAAGCTGAAAGTCGCGCCGATTGCGGACAAACGACCGTCGGTCCGAGCAGCGATCCTTGCCAGTTCCTTATTCCGAGTACGTCTGAACCACGAG GGAGTGATGATATGTCAATGGTCATTGCTGTAGCTGTTTCTGTAGCCGTACTGGTACTAATCGTACTCGTGATTGTTATGATCTGCGtgcgaaagagacgtcgtcaggCAAATTTGGAAGTTATTCAATTGAAAGACCCCTACTTAGATATGAGTGGTGGCAATgtttcttcgacgattccAACATCGGGACCCGTTGCAGAACATGCATTCGAAAATCCGTCGTTCACCGGCGGCGTCTCGTCGGAGCCGACAATTTACCTGTAG